The following DNA comes from candidate division WOR-3 bacterium.
TTGCGCTTGAGGTCATTCGCCTGCTTGAGGTCGGATTGCTTGAGCAGGGCCGGAAGCTGGCTGCGTATCTTGAGAAGAGGTTCGGCGCCCTGTCCAGCCCGAAGCTAGAGCCCGAGCTCTGGGGCGTCGGGCTGGTGCGGACCATTGTGCTTCGCAAAGGCAATGACGTGGCCGTGGGTCTGGTTCAGAAGTGCCGCGAACTTGGCCTGTTGCTTCACGCGCTGTCTGCTGACAAGGTCGCGGTCAGGCCGCCCCTGGTCGCGACGGAAAAGGACGTTGCCTTCGCCGCCGAGGTCATCGGCAAGGTCCTTGCCGGTTTCGATAAGAGGGCATGAGCGCCGGAAAGCTCTCGGTTCCGGGTCGTTTCTTCACGACGGTGAAGGAGTACGGCCTCCTGCCCGAAGGCTCGGGCGTCCTCGCCGCGGTCTCGGGCGGCGCCGATTCGGTCTGCCTGCTTGATCTGCTGCGGCTGGCACAGCCCCGGCTCAAGCTCAGCATGGCGGCGTTCCACCTCAACCACGGCCTGCGTGCGACGGCGACGCGAGACGAGGGGTTTGTCAGCAAGCTCTGCCGTGATTGGGGAGTCGACCTCGAGGTCGAGCGAACTGACGTGGCCGGATACGCCAAGCGGCACAAGCTGGGCATCGAGGAGGCGGGGCGCGAGCTGCGCTACCGACACATGATCCGCGTGGCGCGGAAGCGGAAGTGCGACTTTGTCGCGCTGGGCCACACTGCCAACGACAACCTCGAGACGATACTCCTGAACCTGGCGCGTGGGGCTGGGCCGCGCGGGTTGGCCGGCATTCCGGTGACCAGGAAAGCGGGTTTCTGCCACAAAGGCACGAAGGCACAAAGGGACTCCGACGTCACCTTCGTGCGGCCGTTGATTGACATTGAACGCGGGGCGCTGGAGCAGCATCTGCGGGCGCGGGGCATCGGGTGGGTCGAGGACGAGTCGAATGAAGACGTGAAGTACCGTCGAAACCTCCTCAGGCGTGAGGTCGTGCCGGTACTCGTCCGGCTTAATCCAAACGTTGTGGCCAATGCCCGGAGGGCGGCACAATTGCTGGCTGAGGAGGGTGAGCTCCTCGATGGGCTGGCAAAGGAGGCAGTCGGCGAGGCAGCAGAGACGGACGAGAGCGGCGTTCGGATTGACATACTTAAGTTCAAGGATTATAATGACGTTCTGAAACGGCGGGTTCTGAAACTCGTCCTCCCCGAGCTGGATTCGCAGGCCGTGGAGGGAGTACTTGAGTTCTGCAATCGCGACACTGGCGGGAGGCTGGCTTTGACCTGCGGCGTGCGGGCGCACAGGCGCCGGGGGATGATTGAATTTGAGCGCAGCTAAGGAGACTCTTGAGAATGATGCCTGACAAGACCCAACGGAATCGGTTCCTCGGGCCGCTGGCCGTATGGCTGCTCGTCTTTCTGGCCGCGTGGGCCGCGTGG
Coding sequences within:
- a CDS encoding aminotransferase class III-fold pyridoxal phosphate-dependent enzyme, with amino-acid sequence MSRAAAVVAHPLDGRIKHARRACDAAGALLIDDEAGIGPGATGRMLAIELSDVRPDIYVLARGWAAGLPFGACVTGNSNLCWKNSTAGNPIGGAVALEVIRLLEVGLLEQGRKLAAYLEKRFGALSSPKLEPELWGVGLVRTIVLRKGNDVAVGLVQKCRELGLLLHALSADKVAVRPPLVATEKDVAFAAEVIGKVLAGFDKRA
- the tilS gene encoding tRNA lysidine(34) synthetase TilS, with amino-acid sequence MSAGKLSVPGRFFTTVKEYGLLPEGSGVLAAVSGGADSVCLLDLLRLAQPRLKLSMAAFHLNHGLRATATRDEGFVSKLCRDWGVDLEVERTDVAGYAKRHKLGIEEAGRELRYRHMIRVARKRKCDFVALGHTANDNLETILLNLARGAGPRGLAGIPVTRKAGFCHKGTKAQRDSDVTFVRPLIDIERGALEQHLRARGIGWVEDESNEDVKYRRNLLRREVVPVLVRLNPNVVANARRAAQLLAEEGELLDGLAKEAVGEAAETDESGVRIDILKFKDYNDVLKRRVLKLVLPELDSQAVEGVLEFCNRDTGGRLALTCGVRAHRRRGMIEFERS